A single genomic interval of Adhaeribacter pallidiroseus harbors:
- a CDS encoding alpha/beta hydrolase: protein MALKFTIRMSAVRYLFLFFIFLNFHAVQAAHVDTLEINSSAMNTRLHAGIVVPDSYKKQKKTTYPVLYLLHGYSGNFRDWLTKVPDKTVLTSLADQYQMIIVTPDGGFGSWYLDSPLDKASQYETFITKELVQEVQTKYRTITTREGRFISGLSMGGHGALYLSARHPDLYLAAASMSGALDIASIQGDLVKSMETLLGQKAQNYEKFAQNSVVNMVPQLKASPVKILFDCGVDDFLIESNRELHRRLVVEKVPHEYIERPGAHTWPYWGNALPYHLLFFQKARQEAASK, encoded by the coding sequence ATGGCGTTAAAATTTACCATTCGTATGTCCGCGGTTAGATATTTATTTCTGTTCTTTATTTTTTTAAATTTTCATGCCGTTCAGGCCGCGCATGTAGATACTTTAGAAATAAATAGTAGCGCTATGAACACCAGGCTGCACGCGGGTATTGTGGTGCCGGATAGTTATAAAAAACAAAAAAAGACTACTTACCCGGTGCTTTATTTACTACATGGTTACAGCGGCAACTTCCGGGATTGGTTAACCAAAGTACCGGATAAAACAGTATTAACCAGCCTCGCGGACCAGTACCAAATGATTATTGTTACACCGGATGGCGGATTTGGTAGCTGGTACCTGGATAGTCCACTGGATAAAGCAAGCCAGTACGAAACTTTTATTACCAAGGAACTGGTGCAGGAGGTTCAAACAAAGTATCGCACCATTACAACGCGCGAGGGCCGATTTATCTCTGGTTTAAGTATGGGTGGCCACGGCGCACTGTACTTATCGGCCCGCCACCCCGATTTATATCTGGCGGCAGCCAGCATGAGCGGTGCCCTGGACATAGCCTCTATTCAGGGAGATTTAGTAAAAAGCATGGAAACATTGCTGGGTCAGAAAGCGCAGAACTACGAAAAATTTGCGCAGAACTCCGTTGTAAATATGGTGCCGCAATTAAAAGCCAGTCCGGTAAAAATCTTATTTGATTGCGGCGTAGATGATTTTTTGATTGAAAGCAATCGTGAACTACACCGGCGTTTAGTAGTGGAAAAAGTGCCGCACGAATACATAGAACGGCCGGGGGCTCATACCTGGCCATACTGGGGCAATGCCTTACCTTATCACTTGTTGTTTTTCCAGAAAGCGCGGCAAGAAGCTGCGAGTAAGTAA
- a CDS encoding ThuA domain-containing protein, whose protein sequence is MYRILLFLTFFSVLQWKPAPIPKKVLLVYDQTFSNQIPHIDRIQAIQKLAKENNFILDTIRINAKFSEKYLKKYAALIFINPINEHLNYQQRNQLERYLQAGGGLLQISLPPASDSDWPWYTRLQEAGLKAQYVKSFQVADKDQLKYWRTAFDGGLYSQITLTNNSQSFPDSNWFEFLPDELDFVTNHPPLNYQKATLQEIP, encoded by the coding sequence ATGTACCGGATTTTACTTTTTCTAACTTTCTTTTCCGTACTGCAATGGAAGCCGGCACCAATTCCTAAAAAGGTCTTGCTCGTTTATGACCAAACTTTTTCTAACCAGATTCCGCACATCGATCGCATCCAGGCCATACAAAAGTTAGCGAAAGAAAATAACTTTATTCTTGATACCATCCGGATAAATGCTAAGTTCTCCGAAAAATATTTAAAAAAATACGCTGCCCTGATTTTTATTAATCCAATAAATGAACACCTAAACTACCAGCAACGCAACCAACTGGAACGCTATTTACAGGCCGGTGGCGGCCTACTCCAAATAAGTTTGCCTCCTGCCTCAGATTCAGACTGGCCCTGGTACACCCGCTTACAGGAAGCCGGCTTAAAAGCGCAATACGTAAAAAGTTTCCAGGTGGCGGATAAAGATCAATTAAAGTACTGGCGCACAGCCTTCGACGGGGGACTTTATTCTCAAATTACTTTAACCAACAACAGCCAATCTTTCCCAGACAGTAACTGGTTTGAGTTTCTGCCGGATGAGTTAGATTTTGTAACCAATCACCCGCCACTAAACTACCAAAAAGCAACTCTCCAAGAAATCCCGTAA
- a CDS encoding GNAT family N-acetyltransferase, whose amino-acid sequence MEIIKLSPIDIDKFVQLILVFADVFEMQNFTIPKQEHLVHNLGKSDFIVFVAQKDDCIIGGLTAYTLHSYYSEKPLAYIYDLAIQTHYQRQGIGKKLIAAIKMYCQENNYEEVFVQADKVDGYALDFYRATKPTDEEQVVHFYYTLG is encoded by the coding sequence ATGGAAATAATAAAATTAAGCCCGATAGATATTGATAAATTTGTTCAATTGATTTTAGTTTTTGCGGACGTTTTTGAAATGCAAAACTTTACGATACCAAAGCAAGAGCATCTGGTGCATAATTTAGGAAAATCCGACTTTATCGTTTTTGTTGCGCAGAAAGATGATTGTATTATTGGTGGCTTAACCGCATATACGCTTCACTCCTATTATTCCGAGAAACCGCTCGCCTACATCTACGATCTGGCTATCCAGACGCATTATCAACGACAAGGAATAGGCAAAAAATTAATAGCTGCTATAAAAATGTATTGCCAGGAAAATAATTACGAAGAAGTTTTTGTTCAAGCAGATAAAGTAGATGGCTATGCCCTAGATTTTTATCGTGCAACCAAGCCAACCGATGAGGAACAAGTGGTTCACTTTTATTACACGCTAGGTTAA